The segment AAAACACATTGATGATGAATTGAAGCGAGTGATTAGCCTTGGTGGGGAGGGCCTCATGATTCGAGAGCCTGGCTCCACATATGAAAGAAGGCGGTCTAATACATTGCTCAAAATCAAAACCTTCTATGATGCTGAGGTatgtcaataattttttttaaagttatacctTTATAAATTTgacattgatatacatgtagatctatgCAGGGATAAACTTTTGAAATGGaactgaaaaatatatttttttttatcactctATATTTTCAGGCtgttgtagttggatatgaccCTGGCAAAGGTCGTTTCCAAGGAAAAGTGGGAGCACTCAGGTGCAAGATGGCAAATGGAAAACTCTTTTCTGTTGGATCAGGGtaagcatttattttttatgtaaatcttTCATCTAAAAGAAATTTGCATCATATGCCATTACTGACCAATCATCCACTATAACCTAATTATTCATTCTATACTTGCAGATTGACCGACAAAGATCATAACCGTCCACCCAAAATAGGTTCTATCATCACATATAAATTCCAAGAGTACACAAATTCTGGAACACCAAGGTTTCCTTCCTATTTAGGTATGTACTAAACTATCATTAAAATGATCAACTATTATTCAATTATATTCTTTCATGCTTGACGTAGTCACATGTACTTTACCGGTATTTCAATCGGTATGTTTATTGTAGGAGTGAGAATAGACATGGATAAACCAAAGGATGCCGTACTACCCAAGATAGTCAAGGAGGATGAATAAATGAAGAGACCCTAagacaggaaaaaaaaattaaaaggcaGCTCCAAAGAAAATCAAGAACTTGTGTTCTaaccctttgtatattatatatacaataaaatatgttcaaacaaaaaaaatcccatgACATTGACCAAAAACTATTCTCTCCCATAAATAGACTTGAACTTTGATACTGAAATCCACGTGATACCATTGAAATATTGTGTGCAATAGTGAACAATCTCATTCTGTGATTATTTTATACTCTTAGAATTTCTTACATTTTATAACATTTCTTTCATCATTTATACAGTGTTTTAactcatttataatttatttttttattctatattatgttttacattgttttataatattttagtaataaaaTTCCATAGTTGTTGAAACTAAAAAGATGTTTGTTGTTTCCAAGAATGAACAATAGATCATTTAAACagatatacaagtacatgtacttgcatgtaaaggaaaaaagtacaattttaaatacaacttttgaaacaacaattttaacatgacaattttgttttgtttgaagaAGAGTTTGTCAAACATATGGTCCCATAAAGAATGGCATGATTTACATACACTTAATCTGCATGTTTAACACGATCTAGGGCAATATAGAAAGCCTTCTTGTCATTTATGTCATGCCATCCAATTGGTCCAATTTCACAGTCTGCACAGATGAgatattttattgtttcaacAGTGTTTGTAAAACCCAAGTTTTCGAATTCAAACATATCATCAACTTTCCAGTACTTCTTGAGTGTCTCCCCTGTTTCTGAGGTTCCatcagtttttttcttcatgtgaGGCAAGAAAAACTGAAAgagaaaacacaaattaaaaattgcgtacattaaatctttataaaaaaaaaactttggtATTGAAAATCACATTTATGTAACTGCATAGTGGTATTTCAGCTTTGAGAATTCTTAATTTCATGTACAATTACTGTAATGtttgtcaaaaacaaaacatatttgcTACCATTGTAAACATAGGCACTTATTTATGTTGTTAAAGTTCACCCAAAGGGGTGACATTAAAATCTGCGAGGAATGCCGAGGTATGCTGATTGATTGGACAATTCTCactgtttttaatttatgaattataaaaacaatttgtagaaacttttctggagttaCTACCTTTTAAAAGATTGTAGCTCACAATAAATAAAACctaaagacttttttttttaaatatttaataccatTGCTTGTTGAATCTCTAATGTCAGAATAAAATTCTATTAGTGCAGAAAAGTCACCTAATTAATCATGTTTATTAAATGATgtaattaacagtaatttagaaCTATTTCTTTGTCATAATACTTGAAATATGTATatcttaatttgaaaaattttaggAACTTATTTGTCTGTAAGTTGCAATTTCAGTACAGAAAAGTCAAATTTAATGcaccataaaaaaaatatacgccTATCGACTCTTATTGAAATGTTGTCTTTCTGTGTCTAGGTTGTGTGTGTATTCTGTAGATATAATGAAATACTTTACAAAAAAGGAACAACAAAAAACCaataagaaaaaacaaacaatttacaGATTTTCTTATTCAGTTATTGCATGCTCCAACCTTTAGGCCCCTCAACTAAAATCAGCTAAAATTACCTCAACTTCACAATATACTGCCTTCATTGGCAAGAGAACAGTAGAGTTACATCTTTcacaaaacaattttgttttatttttgccatcCTCCACAAAGTTTTCGCTCATCGTGGTTTCCTCGCTCGTCATTTTTAGGCGACTGCAGTCgtcatttgtttaaattgaaaGTATCCATTGCGCAGGCCCGATATTTTCACGTTCTCGGTCATGAAAATGTTTTAGCAGGAGAAAGAACAAGAGAAACtgtcataatttaatttaacgTTGATCTTACATCATAAGAGAAAAGCCTCAACTACAAACTATCGTTCTTGGTAAGCATCTGCGTGTTACCACCTGATAATCTTTTTGCAAGAACTCTTATCAGCTTATACTTAGTTAATACGCCGTTGATTCAAGATTTACCGGTAATAAGATTTTTACACGGATGCTGATCCCAGGTGATGGgaatttatacatgtttacaggcatatgtttatattaaggcTTGAATATTCTACCAGGCAGTGCCTTGTCAATAACACGTATCTAATATTTATGATGTTTGGTCGCAGCAGGACATGTAAAAAGAATTCGCTGTGGTGACCGTGTCAGGCTTGTGTATTTGCAAAACACCTAAAAAAAAGCACTTTAAATTTCAGAGTTTTCTCAGTAAAAACAAGCGATATTCACTTATTTTGCTACCAGTTCAGTATACAGTCACatacactacatgtaattttttattttctcgttattgactaatgtattttaaatgaggGATCCGGGAGTACATATATGGCCAAATATTAGTCCTGGCTAAAGTCAGGACTAATTTCTGGCCACAGAATTACTGAAATGCCCGTGATATACTGAGATGCCCATTGAAAACACCAAAAatgatgcttttaaaaaataccaaaatacctattataaaaaatttctgACTGTAACTCAGGGATGTCAAATGCTGTTTTTAGACCTGCTGTTAAGACCCGGGGGGCAGGGAATTCCCCCGCCTAAAGTGATTTATTTACCCGGCTACTTTTGCATTCCAAAtacaatctagctataagctagacccccagacccccttctacttttttatttcttctttctactacaatttttagagacaaccctggtAACGGGTTCTTGAGAAAAGTAAAACCAAAGAGGGATAACTCTTTCATGTATGCAATATTTTAACttcatgtatttgaatttttaacacTTTAATAGTCTGATGaaaattatgataaacattactctttaataatttatatctcataaaataaaaaaaaaattctagttaTCTCttaagcaatacatgtcccctACCATCACTCCCTGTTTTTGAaggatatattgttttatgtGCCAAACAGATTAAAAGATAAGTCCTCTTGGGTTCAGTAGTAGAGAAGCTATAAAAAGTTATGCTGATGAGTGTTTCCCCTGCACACATGAATCACCAATAAGAACTCTAAGTGGATTGGACAGAGGATATTGGGTGATAGTTTGATGATACGTGAATTTGACAAGGTCTTATTCCGCTGCTAATTTCATGTTATCTCTCCAAAGATATACTGGTATTTAATTAAAGCATAATATAAAAACTTCTATGCGCAAAATGGATTGATCTACAGCATTATTTAcggtcttctttttttttccctaCACTAACTTCAGTTCAAACTGATTGAGCATTGCCCTAATCCAATCAAAAATAGGAGAGAGGTTTAAAAACTAATAAgtttaatgattgtttttaaaaaggaatgaAAGTCAAACATAATAAGTAGTATTTGCTGTGTTGAAAAAAATGGTACAGTTGGATATGCATGACAAATTTCCATTTTCTCTTTTCTCAACTTCATTATATTCAAACACTCAGTCTGACTGAAAGTAGCATTAACGCGAACATAATGATGAGGAAcacttcatacatgtaattatttacttaaatacCAGTTGATAAAAGTAACCAAAGTCAAGTGTGATCTGTATTTCTCCTATTATGAAGCTTTTTACACAGCAAATAAATTCACTGAAccgtaatgaaaaaaaatatggaaaacaAAGTTGGGACAGAATGACTAAGATACAGACTGAAAGACAGCAATATAAAAGACTATAGTTCTTATTGATTTCACTGGTAGAGCCTGCTGACTAATAATAATAAGACTTGTAAATCTGCCCCTATATGAGATGCTTTACAAGATTTAACAACCTGTGCAGTCTGCAAGTATCTCAATGCGACCTTCCATTTTGCCAATTATATCACTGTTGTGAAAATCTTGGCTGTTAGTTCAGatatgttttgttgatttcaaaggtGTGGTAAATGCCTTCACTTATGAATGTTACATTTTAACATTAGTTAAAATAATCTGATAATGACTGAAAGGGTGAGAACCTAgtaagttgcaagaacttgtgtCTGAAacttttgtatattatatatacaataaaatatgtgcaAGGAATGACAGACAGAAATTTTAATGTGGAAATTCAGTGTTTAGTCATAAATTATCATAGTCTCAGTTAAACTCAATAAATGCCAGTCATGTCAGACATAGTTATGTTTTTTGTGCTATTGATTAACAATGTAGGAACATGGCCCTTATAGCAGCTATATGTAAATGATAGTCTGCCTTTATAGAAGGGGATTGATAGTTAGACATTTAGACAGACGTTAATGATGCACATACTCTGCTCCTATGTAATGGTAAAAAGATGAGGACAAATTcatttttctgtcattttcgtttGCACATAAAGACTCATGATCTGTGCTAAATACCCGATAATGGACAGAATAAGGCAGACTTGCTTGTCTTCTCCCTGCTTAATGATTAAAGTTTGCATCAGTAGGTGggtaataaattaaatgaataatacatgtacacctgCAAATGACAAATGATGATGCTTTAACAGTTTTAGAATACTGTATCTTGATTCTGCTACTTTTTCATCAGTCTATCTGAAGAGGGAAAGcaatatgcttttaaaaattgatctatGTCATCCTTCTTTATTATGCCTCCTTATACTGGGCACATGCTTTTTATAATATGCAGCAAATAATCACAGCaggttgaaaaataaaaaaaatgcataaaacagcATGTTAACAATAATGTAATTAAACAGTGCatgttgataaaatatttttcaataaaattaaaagaacaaaGTGCAAGGAAATCTTTATTTGACTATATCACAATATAGCAACATTCACAATCTACCACTAGATTTTCCACACACTAAACAAAACAGTGAACAGCaatgataaaatttattcaTGTCTATCCACCTGTTTAGAGTAATTATTCTATTTCAtgatgcatgtaaataattcaTTGAATTGTATGGTTATTTAACACAGCTTTAATTAAAGTCATTAGGATATATAACTGTAAGCAAGTCTGACAACAAATtcaagttattccccttttgCAAGGATCAATAAATCCAGTGCATTTTATGGTTTATTTTGGATTCTAAATAATCTTAACTCAAAAAGGAGTCTCCTCTTTAAAACTCATGGAAAACTTTATTGTaatcatatacatgttcatatcttctctttctataaataattataCTGGTTGGATCATTTGACAAAGTGTCTATATTTGAACTactttttttttgctgattttgTACATATCTaccccatgcgcggatctagagggggggctgggggggtcccgaccccccctggaaaatgaaaatttattaaatttacatagtaaaattatcgcgaaaatatgcctcggaccccccctggcaaacacaattatccttcggaccccccctggaaaaattttctggatccgcgcatgtaccctacaatttttaaagcaataataTCTTTCTTTGTTGTGTCATACATCTGTGTGCATTATGATTGTGCACTGAAGAtctaaaaaaatcagaaaaaattcTCATAACAAGCTaatgcatttataatttttctgtaATAATCCCAAACACCATGcccaaacaaaataacaaagaatTCATTATGCTGTTTATCTTaaccattttatatattttttcaaacttgaggAAAAGAGTAAGTGTACATAGAATATTATGGATCTTTATGTTACATACATGAAGCTGCAAGAGCCAGTTCAGATTTCAATTTTGACGCTGGAAATATTTTGACTCCTTATTTggccattttacatgtatcagtcAAGCTTCGGTGTATCCATACTATTGATGTTATAGTATGTAGATGTCTCTATGGTATTAGTAAGGCATTTTGGGGAAGAATTGAGAGGAGCTAGCTTTCTCCCAATTTCCAATTTCATGACTGAGTAAAGTTTCGGCTTTCAGGAATCAATATACTGTAGTCAGGGTCATTTCCATAAGCAATTTATCAATTCTACCATGGCAGTATTGAGAATTATATTAATGCATCATCTGCTCCCGAATATGTCATCTTCTTAGTCTTTCGGGACACCTTTGGTCAATGTAGCCAAATACTTCAGCACCGTTGATGCACTCTGTGCCTGCCCTCCATATAAATCATTAGCAGCGTGTCACTAAATGATAAGGATGACTCTCAAATGCTTGAACAAACTCTGAGGCTCTCAGCAGAGAAGTGAGGCAgttataatttaataataacaCGGAGAGAAATCGGAAGTTTTCATATGACCACTATTTGCAGTCTTTGATTAATTTGATTCGAACCTTGTGTGTCACACAGATTATTAATCTTCACTGTTTTCTCCATTTTCACAACTTAAGCTGACAGATATTTATATTGAAAGCACCGGGAAAGGATAAAAACTGAAATAAGGAATTGCGCAGCATCATGTTATCAGAGGATGGTCTTTGGTTGCATAAGTGCATTTATTGCATTACATGTAATAGATTTACACTATACAATGTCATATAATCCACAAAATAagcacaaaaaattgaaaatggaaCTGAGAAGAATTTTGTTCCTGGTCTCTTTATCATTGTAGAGTAAGATAGTAGAGCTTCCAGTAGGaggatatataattatatatcggatgtttgaaaacaaatatgtgcACATAAAAATGCTGTTATTAATATAAGGAAGGTTGAGTTAGATGTTTGCTTTTCAGTACACTGTGcaaatatatgtattacatttaTGTTGGGTAAACTAGAAAAATCCATTTGATTAATGTTGACAGAATTTGAAAATGGTTCAAGTGtttagaaaaatcattaaaagctgagatataaatacaatgtacagaTCTGTTACCTGGGTAATTTGACTCTCCTATTTCAAcaagtgttgaatttttaatacatttatatgtgTTTTCTGCAAAATTCAATAAACACATTGAAAAGCAAATATGAATAACACAATGTTTATAGTGTAAGTTTCAGCGTTATTTTCTTGTGTGTTACAGTACTaacattaatcaaaatttttttttgcgtGGTTGAATTACAAAAACACATACAATGTACGGTATATATATGGACATGTATTTCTGTTCATAACGAGTATGACTTAATCTTATGTTTAATATATTAGACTGAGctatttataattaatattatgtCTACAGGCCCTGTAATTCTCGAGATGACTTCCTCAGACCTGTCAATGAGGTTCGTTACCCAGGATACCCTGGATGAGAAGAGGAAGCGAAGACAAGAGGAGTGGGAGAAGAAGAGGCAACCGGAGGATCCTATTGGTATACTGCCATCATTTTCTGTCTGTAGACATTCTGGAAAATGCTCATGGAAGTTATAAAACTTCATACAGAAAAGGAACAGTTAGGGAAACATGTTCTTCATTGACTTGATAGGTTTTATccccaaaaattttttttatatcatcatTAACATGTTTGGTACTATTTATTTATCTGAAAGAGATTTTGACTCCATACAGGGTTGAATTACATGCACAGATCTAAGGAGGAAGGGAGGGGGGGTCCAGATCACCCCAGAAAATCCATCTAAACTTAGTaaattcacataaaaaaaaataatggatcaGCATATTAATTATCTGAATATCAGAGATACTTGTCATATATTGTGCAGATATCAGTACAGCAAATTTGCACCTGTATCTACTTAGAAAAGACTGGTTTATACAGATGTCAGTCTCGTCAAGGTCATAACAAAGCAGTTGAATGTGCCAGTGTATTGATTCCTCGTTGTGTCTTTATTACTTTATGAGGACGCCACATTATGATGTGGGTGCCCCATAGTCATCTCTTCTTCTCTATCATCTTTTCTGAATGTTTGGATTTTTATACTTTTGGGAGGGGATAAAGGAATTATCAAGTTAAGCTCTCCAAGTTTTGTTAGTTGAAGAACTTTTGAAGCAaagatattttgtgataaatgtTGCCCTTTTTTATAGGAGAATAGGTTTACTTTCTAGACGCAAGGGCAAAATTACCAGTAAAAGTCCCTAAATCAAAGTTGTATGAATCAAATCATCTGTCTATAGACAGCAAAATTCTAGCTTTCCCAGATGCATGTGGGTGTTATATCATTCCATGTTAAATCTCTTACGCAAGTATGACTCGAAATCAGAACAAagatcattaaaatcaaattcaagtCATCTTGTTTACAGAAaagtatgaaatataatttgatgCCACATGATAAAATTATCTTGCCTTGTAAGAATCTTATTTAGGTTACATTGAAAATGTACTGGTAGGTTATTTATCACTTTGCTGTGTCAATTCTTTATATGAGCTACACTTTAATTCCAGAATGTCCTGAGGAAGTAGTTGACAACAGATCCCTTTATGAGCGCCTACAGGAGCAAAAGGATAAGAAGGAGCAGGAATATCAGGACCAGTTTGCACTGAGTGAGTCTCACAATACCCATAATGCTTTGCTATGAGTGAGTCATGCAATACCCATAATGCTTTGAATGAGTCATACAATACCCACAATCTTTTGCTATGAGTGAGTCACACAATACCCACAATGCTTTGCTATGAGTGAGTCACACAATACCCAGAATGCTTTGAACAGATAACCACAGTGCTCTTCTCTGAGAAAATGATACAGTTTTCATAGTGTTTTGCTTAGGGAAAATCTTAATATGCTTTTCTCTGAGTTAACAACACAACTGCAATACATGAACTTGTAGTGCTATCCTCAGAGAAAGTCATGCAATATTAATTACTAAATGCTTTGAATGAATGGCAtgatacaattatttaaaacagtactatagaaatgtaaaaagaaaaggaaattttaaaagcaatgaaaaattaaatgtgtTGTTATCAGAGGAAAATTTCAAATTGGACattcaattttatacatatgGTCCATATAACAAAATCATTAACTTTTATGGACTTTGATTGTAGAAAACAGTGTGAAAGGATTACAGGAAGATGAAGTAGCATTCTTGGACCATGTATCAGATCAACAGATAGCCATAGAGAAAGCTCGAAACAATGAAGAGGCCCGGGTAATCAGAGAACTTAGAATATCCTTTCTACATGTTATGtgtaatgtgtgtgtgtgtgggggggggggggggggggggggggctcaatttttgtggttaCCCCTGCCCATTAATAAACATCTCTACACATACATACAAGCAATCCATAAAATTACATCCCCAAAAAGCTTTCCAAAATTGAATCAATCCGCAAAAATTTGAccccatgaatttaaatgatttcacagtgTGTGATAATCTAGGTAATTAAGTTGATATCATTGAATCCTTGACTTTGATACGAAGCAAATGTCTACAAGATAGAGAACACCAAACAGAAAGAAGACAAGAAACCAGTGAAACAACAGATTGGTGCCTCACAGAACAAGAAGTCGCAGCAAGCATTACTAGCCGGGGTCGTCAAGAGGAAAAGGTACAGCTCAATCTGTCTCTGCCACAGTAAAAACTGTAACTAGAATTCTGTTGAATTATTGATCTTATTCCACCTGATGTTTCAAACTCTTGTTTATTAGAAGGTAgaaaaatactgtaaaatgGCGATGACCACCAAGCCTCATTAAGCTGTTTGATGCTTTAGGtgataataatatatttcacaAAGGTAGAAAGAGAAAGTTTTCAACAGGCAACATGTAGAATACTTGATCAAAAAGATGAAGTCTTTTGTTTTGCTCATTTTAGTGCCGACTCAAGTGATGACAGCAAAAAGAGAAAACTTTCCACAGAAGGtaataataaatcattaattGTTAAGGTATGATAACGTTAACTTTGTTTATTATATCACAAACACTTATCTTTCCTCAGCAGTTTTTCTCATTCTCTTAGATCTACTCGATTCTTTATAGCTAGAATTTGTCTTTGTTACTTCTAAACATAAAAGAGCTCTATAGTGTTTGTTACAATATTTAAAGACTTCTTGATATTTTCAGAATCTTTAGCCCAGCAGACTACAACAGCTAAACCACAGGGTCTTCAGACAGCGACAGGTCTACAGACTGCGACAGTGATAGGCATTTTGCCAGGACTCGGTGCCTACAACAATGACACTAGTGACTCAGAGAGCTCCAGCAGTGATTCAGAGGTGGACATTAGGCTTGCTCCAGCCAAAATCTATGTCAAGGTGGAACAGGAGTGATGCATTCTGGGATACCCATTGACTACCTCAGTCTGTgatcatattaaaaatatcaataaaactatGGCATTGTGCCTTAGATGTAAGAGTTTCACATGTTGAGATAAAAATGCACCATTTGATACCTCATGGTGTGGGTCTGAGACTGAGAGATACAAAGAAAGCAtgttaagagggctggatggtcatGGAAATATTTAGACTATATGAACCTCCTTATGAAGAAGAgcttttttttcctcttttttttggACGAGCTTTGTTTTAAGATATAGGATATATTCTAAgctaaaatataaggaattttttTCCTTACTTAATACTGGAAATAATCTTTGGCTAAAACAAATCACCCCTAAAATTTTTAGATAGATGTGATTGGTGaattgttgaccatccagccacCTTAAATGATACACCTTAAATGTGATTCGGAGCAATGTTACCATGGTCATCCTTGCTAATTCTACCTTCAGAGCTATTTTGTCTTGGCAAAATGTTGGCTTAATATTGAAATGTTTCTTGGAGTATTGAGTTATGCAATATGTTCATCAACCATTACTTATTCATTGACTTTAGCTGTGGAACTGTGTCGAGAAATAGAGTGATATGCATGAATGATTGATGAAACCAATCAATGGTATGATTAGCAAGAGCAGTATAAgatgttttaaacatgaaaaattgtaattattaatatttataattaatgaGGTGTATTCATAACAAGATTTTATGGTATGTTGgggaataaatttaaaattaacaagAATCTTAATGgcaataaatcttttttattttgcatgtttttacATTTGTGATGTGTTAATTTTACAGTGCATTAGTTTAGTTGTCTTCCAGCcatgcaaataaaacaaaacccaAAATTTATAGTTCAACATATCTTCAAAATCTACATGACTTTGTATATACAtcatttgtttatgtttattttagacAGTATGAGAACTGTTTCCAATGATTTAATGTGGGCACAAACTTATGACAAATAGACAGATACCCAAAAAATAAACTGATCTTTGATCCCTACCCCATACATTTAAAATGGTATATTCTCCCCTAGTCTCTGAAAATATGACATATAATAGTATCTTGCAAAACATTATGGTATTTAAATTACGTGTGCTTTAGTCTAGCCAGGACTTtgattataaagaaaaatgtttagatattaaatttacaaaaaatagtgcaaataagggaaaataaacaataaacaacaatgacttGTTCACTGTTGATATGATGCGgtattttgaagaatttttaatttgttcaaatcctggCTATCTTAGCATCGTAAATGCGTAAAAGTGACTGTCTTTTGTTATCTTTGTAAATGTAAAACTGATAAAATTCTTGGCGTAGGAATAAAATTCTTTGTGAATGTCACTTCCTTCTTATTCTCCGCTATTCTTTCTATCGTCATCAGTTATGGATCCTTCAGATGAGTGGGAAACAAACAAAAGGGATTGACTAAGAGTTTAACTGTCTGCATGTATTAATTGTCAAAAAAACCCAGTAGTAAAAGttgaataaacaatttaaaacttattttaaatgcCTGCATGAGTCTGATAAAAGAACAAATCTAATAAAACTCCATTACTACTAGAACTTACTTTATGGtatgaaaagaatttttaataccTACAcatagatgtatatatatacatgtatgtctcatATTAAGCATGAACATTTTTAGATGTTTAGATTTTAATCCACCaatattaatgaagattttgAAAACAGATTAGTTGAGTTTGGGTACAACCAAGTACTTCTACCCGTGTTACAAAGATGTCTAAATCTGtagttagtacatgtactcgCTGTTTTCAGACAGTGTTTTTGAATTAAACGTGTCCAAATATTGAAACGTGCAAAAGTTTTTCCTTTGGATCAATGGCAATAAATGACCAGTATAAAGCGTTAATAATTAAGAATTCGTTTcgtgaacattttttaattataccaCAAATAACGATTTATACAAAACGATGAAAAAAGAAATGCCCTAGTGCAATTTAATCATAATACATGGTGTTATTAGTATTTTCTTTATGAAGTTTTTTGTTCATAATAACATATATTACTGATAGGACCATATTGTCCATACCGCTGACACCATCGCTATCTGAATTATCAAGGGAGAAAAAGGAGGTATGAAAACTTGGAGGCTTCTGTAGTGGCGaaagtattaaaaaagaaatgggaTTTTATCGCTTTTGGCCTGTTGTTTCACAAGCTGCAAACTTTTCATTAGTTTGCATTTCCCTCGGTGTCGTTCGGAGTCCAAGAATTCGCACATAAAAGATGTGATGGGGCAATAGCAATTGATTATTTATGTCTGTTTATCATCGACTGTCAAGAGGCTGTCTTATCTGTATTTCTCTTCCCGagtgataaaatataaatttagttTTGTCTTGATGGGAGGAAAAGTATTCATAGCTTCTTTTGCTAAAgtacatttgatttaatttaattgctAAATATTGACCTTTAGTTTAGAATGCAAGAGTCGATTCCAAAAGCTCTCTTCACATTAGTCAGGACTTTTGTCTAGTCAGAATTTAAATGACCAGTTTACACGTGCATGATTATCCTCAAATACTATCAACCAACTATTATTCGCGTGCAAGGAAATTTTGCGGAATTTGCGAGACTATATATCGCTATCAAACAGTCCTTTAATatctattgtacatgtatttggt is part of the Magallana gigas chromosome 3, xbMagGiga1.1, whole genome shotgun sequence genome and harbors:
- the LOC105332297 gene encoding PSME3-interacting protein; translation: MTSSDLSMRFVTQDTLDEKRKRRQEEWEKKRQPEDPIECPEEVVDNRSLYERLQEQKDKKEQEYQDQFALKNSVKGLQEDEVAFLDHVSDQQIAIEKARNNEEARVIRELREANVYKIENTKQKEDKKPVKQQIGASQNKKSQQALLAGVVKRKSADSSDDSKKRKLSTEESLAQQTTTAKPQGLQTATGLQTATVIGILPGLGAYNNDTSDSESSSSDSEVDIRLAPAKIYVKVEQE